The Paenibacillus wynnii DNA window GCTTACCACCTCGCTTGCGGTATATTCATACCGGTCAAAGGATACGGAAAACTCCAGCTCGCTTTGGATGTCCAGCTTCATCCCGTCACTTTGCTTCAGCTTTCGAAACAGATCTGGCAGGGGTGAGCTCACTTGGAAGAAAATCACTCGTTCGGTAGCAAACCGTGATTTGACTTCCTGTAAGCTGCCGTCATAAATAATGGAGCCGTGGTCTATAATGATCAGCCGTTTGCATAAGTCCTCAATGTCGCCAAGATCATGGGTGGTGAGCATAACCGTGGTCTGCTGTTCCAGATTAATCTTCTTGATGAATTCACGGATTTTTTGTTTGACGGATACATCGAGGCCGATAGTGGGTTCATCCAGATATAAAATCGGTGGATTATGTAATAATGAAGCGGCTAAGTCCGCACGCATGCGTTGACCCAGGGACAGCTTTCTTGCAGACAAATGAATAAATTCGTTCATACCCAGAAGTTCGATAAACTGCTCCAGGTTTGTTTTATACACTGAATCCGGTATTTGATAAATATCCTTCAATAAAGAAAAAGACTCCGTAATAGGGATATCCCACCACAGCTGTGTGCGCTGTCCGAAGACAGCTCCGATCTGCGCGGCATTCTGCATCCTATTCTTATGGGGACTGATGCCGTTAACGGTCACGGTGCCCGAAGAAGGTACCAATATTCCCGTCAACATTTTGAGCGTGGTAGATTTACCTGCACCATTCGGCCCCACATAAGCGACCGTCTCACCAGCTTCAACGGTAAGGTCCAGCGGCTGCACAGCTATCTTCTCTATGTGTTTAGGAATAAATAAATGTTTGACTGCACCTTTCAGTCCGGGATCCTTCACAGCCTGCATGAACGACTTGGACAACTGCCTTGCTTCAATAATACTCAAAGGAAAACCTCCTCAGTAATAGCGCTTCCAAAATAATCATTCAAAAAATATAGCATAGACATCATGTCGAAAACTATCAGATTATAGCGAAAGAATTAAGTCTTTTCGGTGATGTTCCGGGTATCTTTATAGATAAGCGCGTCCCAGTCCGCATAGCTGCAAAATGAGTGGATATGGAGCAAATAGCGGCTTCTGAGTCCGTATGATTAGGTTGGCTTCAAATAGAGCAGACATAGATAAAAGCAGCTAATCCACATGTCTTAATGGAGACCGGGATTAGCCGCTTACCAAACCATAT harbors:
- a CDS encoding ABC transporter ATP-binding protein, which translates into the protein MSIIEARQLSKSFMQAVKDPGLKGAVKHLFIPKHIEKIAVQPLDLTVEAGETVAYVGPNGAGKSTTLKMLTGILVPSSGTVTVNGISPHKNRMQNAAQIGAVFGQRTQLWWDIPITESFSLLKDIYQIPDSVYKTNLEQFIELLGMNEFIHLSARKLSLGQRMRADLAASLLHNPPILYLDEPTIGLDVSVKQKIREFIKKINLEQQTTVMLTTHDLGDIEDLCKRLIIIDHGSIIYDGSLQEVKSRFATERVIFFQVSSPLPDLFRKLKQSDGMKLDIQSELEFSVSFDRYEYTASEVVSRVMEHGEVVDFRMEDASIEQVIKSVYDGKLNLNSSRNSEGELVSCL